The following proteins are co-located in the Brevibacillus laterosporus DSM 25 genome:
- a CDS encoding ABC transporter ATP-binding protein has translation MSNSIGELTVRDVNHFYKAGKFQVPVLHDINLHIGKSEFISLCGTSGSGKSTLLNLMAGLTRPEQGTIHVNGEEISKFNENQLCLFRRRCLGFVFQSFNLLPNLTAVENVELPLVFSGVSPRVRREKAIAMLNQVGLEKREHHKPNELSGGQQQRVSIARALVNEPGIVLADEPTGNLDTATEEEILQLMRQMNRESGTTFVIVTHDQEVASQSDRTIFLRDGYIQQ, from the coding sequence GTGAGTAATAGCATCGGTGAATTAACGGTACGAGATGTCAATCATTTTTATAAGGCAGGTAAGTTTCAGGTCCCCGTTTTACATGATATCAACCTGCATATTGGAAAAAGCGAATTTATTTCGTTATGCGGAACATCAGGTTCAGGGAAATCAACGCTACTTAACCTGATGGCTGGGTTAACACGTCCCGAACAAGGAACGATTCATGTAAATGGGGAAGAGATCTCTAAGTTTAACGAGAATCAGCTATGTTTGTTTAGACGGCGTTGCTTAGGATTTGTGTTTCAATCGTTTAATCTTTTGCCTAATTTGACAGCAGTTGAAAATGTGGAACTACCGCTCGTTTTTTCTGGAGTAAGTCCTCGTGTACGACGTGAAAAAGCGATAGCGATGTTAAACCAAGTGGGACTGGAAAAGCGAGAGCATCATAAGCCTAATGAGCTAAGTGGTGGTCAGCAACAGCGTGTCAGTATTGCGCGGGCCTTGGTCAATGAACCGGGAATTGTTCTTGCGGATGAGCCAACCGGGAATCTGGATACAGCAACAGAGGAAGAAATTTTACAGCTCATGCGTCAAATGAATCGGGAAAGTGGTACAACCTTTGTGATTGTCACACATGATCAGGAGGTTGCAAGCCAATCTGATCGGACAATTTTTCTACGGGATGGCTACATTCAGCAATAA